The following are encoded together in the Lathyrus oleraceus cultivar Zhongwan6 chromosome 3, CAAS_Psat_ZW6_1.0, whole genome shotgun sequence genome:
- the LOC127129997 gene encoding probable galacturonosyltransferase 3: protein MARPVGTVLEQLRSCMKLRSGKLYNKPRSSVKMSETNTDEVPRGTLSNTETVVSQVVTLPPMTNATLSMSTTGAVGTSIPQPPPGGSGSMITTFRPYVPRFGTTNPLYGMTYSLMPGYQSTSSASLFSETNPPLKGSTQGGNIRNTPQNRTMPLSNTSVAVLKQQMDDRFTLSPHASGHIQLARLKMRDLSDSWVWENPSNAKTEQQNYSQEGMESLQTDTRFEDNLKHSADEHNPEEGFARTPHSSSLMTPVKIKRRMMRLERRKARAAELSQQNKETDNRIVSAAVERSKGFDTTITGKYSIWRKEYENPNSDSTVKLMRDQIIMAKAYSNIAKSKNKTALYEALVKHSRDSKLAIGDANSDAELQTGALNWAKAMGHILSVAKDRLYDCILVARKLRVMHNLNI, encoded by the exons atggcacgcccagtgggGACGGTGCTAGAGCAGTTGCGAAgttgcatgaaacttagaagtggcaagTTATATAATAAGCCACGAAGTAGTGTGAAGATGTCAGAAACTAACACTGATGAAGTTCCACGAGGGACTTTATCCAATACGGAAACAGTAGTTTCACAGGTTGTCACTTTGCCGCCGATGACAAATGCAACCCTATCCATGTCGACTACGGGTGCGGTTGGAACATCAATTCCTCAGCCTCCACCGGGGGGTTCAGGATCAATGATAACGacgttcagaccttatgtgcctcgctttggcaccacaaATCCGCTTTATGGAATGACGTATTCCTTAATGCCCGGATATCAGTCGACATCCAGTGCATCACTGTTTTCAGAAACAAACCCTCCCTTGAAAGGATCAACGCAAGGGGGCAACATAAGGAACACTCCTCAGAACAGAACCATGCCGCTTTCGAACACTTCAGTAGCGGTGTTGAAACAACAAATGGACGATA GGTTTACGCTTTCCCCTCATGCTTCCGGTCATATTCAGCTTGCTAGGTTGAAAATGAGGGACTTATCGGATTCTTGGGTTTGGGAAAACCCTAGTAATGCTAAGACTGAACAACAAAATTACTCTCAG GAAGGAATGGAGTCTTTGCAAACTGATACTAGATTTGAAGACAATCTCAAGCACTCAGCAGATGAACATAATCCTGAAGAAGGCTTTGCTCGAACTCCCCATTCCTCCTCACTAATGACTCCGGTGAAAATCAAGCGCCGG ATGATGCGGCTGGAAAGAAGAAAAGCTCGTGCTGCTGAACTTAGTCAGCAAAACAAAGAAACGGACAATCGCATTGTGTCAGCAGCAGTTGAACGCTCCAAAGGATTTGATACCACTATCACCGGGAAGTATAGTATATGGAGGAAAGAATATGAAAACCCAAATTCTGATTCCACTGTTAAACTCATGCGAGACCAAATAATAATGGCCAAAGCTTATTCCAATATTGCAAAGTCTAAGAACAAAACTGCTCTTTACGAAGCTCTTGTCAAACACTCCAGAGATAGTAAACTAGCTATTGGAGATGCAAATTCTGATGCCGAGCTTCAGACTGG AGCACTTAATTGGGCAAAAGCTATGGGTCACATTCTTTCTGTAGCAAAGGACCGACTTTATGACTGCATTTTAGTGGCAAGGAAGTTAAGGGTGATGCATAATTTAAATATCTAA